GCTCCTCGAGAGGAAGATCGATCTCCCCACCGGATCGACCGTCGTCCTGGTCGTGTCGGGGGGGAATCTCGATCTCGATCGCCTCTCGAGCTGGATCCGGGAGGGGATCCCCTCGTGAACCCGCAGGCCCATGGCGCCTGAAGGAGGCGGGCGCCTGACGCGGCGGCTGGCCGCCGAGCTCGCCCGGAGCCGGCGCCGCCTCGTGATCCGGGCGCGCGCCTCGCTCCGCGGAGAGCGCGGCCTCTACTTCGTTCTCTTCGTCGCCGTCGGCGCGATCGCGGGATTCGCGGGCGCCGGCTTCCGCTGGCTCGCGAGAGGCTTCCAGACCCTCTACTTCGGCCAGTCGGGCTCCATGATCGACGCGGCCGCGCACCTCCCCTGGTACATGCGGATCGCGATGCCCGCGGGAGGCGCCCTTCTCGCCGGGCTCATCGTCCGCTATCTCCTCCACGGCGCGAAGGGAGAGGGGATCTCCGAGATCATGGAGACCGTCATCCTCAAGCAGCGGAACCTCACGCTGCGCTCGACGATTCTCAAGCCGCTCGGCTCCCTCTTCCTGATGGGCGGCGGCGGCTCGGTCGGCCGCGAGGGGCCCATCCTCTCTCTCGCCGGCGCCATCGCGACGGGCATCGCGCACCTGCTTCGGCTCACGCCGGCGCGCCGCAACATCCTGATCGGGTGCGGCGTGGCGGGGGGGATGGCCGCGGTCTACAACGCGCCGCTCGGCTCCTCGCTGTTCGTGATGGAGATCATCATCGGGAACTTCGCGATGGACGTCTTCGGGCCGCTCGTCGCCGCCTCGGTCATGGCGACCCTCGTCGCGCGCGCCCTCAGCGAGCCGGGGCCGCTCTACAGCATCCCCGCCTTCATGCCCGCGAGCGTGACGGAGTACTTCATCCTCGGCCTTCTCGGAATTCCGTGCGCTTTCGTCGGCAACCTCTTCACGCTCGGGATCGAGCGCATCGGCGATCTCCTGAAGCGGCTGCCGATGCACGGCGTCGCGAAGCTGACGCTCGGGGGCGCCCTCGTCGGCGCCATGGGGATCTGGCTTCCGCACGTCTGGGGGAACGGGTACGACGGCGTGCTCGGCGCGCTGAACGGGCACTACGCGCTCGCGCTCCTCGCCGCGATCTGCGTCGGCAAGCTCGTCGCCACGGCCGTGACGATCGGCTCGGGAGGGATGGGCGGCGTGATGACGCCGACCCTCCTCGTCGGGGCGGCTTTCGGGGGCGTCGTCGGAACGGTGCTGCACCAGGCGGCCCCGGCGCTCACGTCGGAGTCGGGGGCCTACGCGCTCGTGGCGATGGCGGGGGTCCTCGCGGCGACGACGCAGGCCCCGATCATGGCCACGTTCCTCATCTTCGAGATGAGCCAGGACTACGCGATGCTCCTGCCGATCGGCGTCTGCGCCGCGGTGTCGGCCCTCGTGGCGCGCCGCTTCAAGAAGGAGTCCGTCTACGCCGAGAAGCTCGCGCGGAAGGGAGTCGACCTCGACGCGGCGATCGAGGAATCGGCGCTGCAGGCGATCCGCGTGGAGGACGTCCTCTGGCCCGATCCGCCGACGATCCTTCCCGAGCTCCCCGCGCGCGCGGTGATGGAGACGTTCCTCAAGAGCCGACGGCACCTGATGCACGTCGTGGACGCGTCGGGCCACTACTACGGGCTGATCGCGATCCAGGACATGCTCGCGACGAGCGAGGACCCCGTGCTCGGCACGATCGTGCTCGCCGCGGATCTGGCCCGCGAGATGCCCTCCGTCAGCCCCGAGGATCCCGTGTCGAAGATCATGGAGCGCTTCTGGTTCCAGGAGTACGGCGAGCTGCCGGTGCTGAAGGGAGGGACGGCGCCGCGATTCGTCGGAGTTGTGACGCGGCGCGACATCCTCGGCGCCTTCGACCGCGAGGTGCTGCGCCGGCGGATTCTTTCGGCGCGGTACAGGATGGGGACGCGCCCCGCCGCGTCCGTGCTTCCGCTCGTCGGGGACTACGGCGTCGAGGAGGTCACCGTCCCTGCGAGCCTCCTCGGGCGCACGCTGGCCGAGCTCGATCTCCCGGCGGCCTACCAGCTCACCGCCATCGCGCTGAAGCGGGGAACGGCCTCAGACCCGGAGGAGATCATCCCTCCCCCGCCCGGCCACCCCTTCGAGACCGGCGACCGGCTCGTCGTGATGGGGAAAAAGCGCGACATCGCGCGCCTCGCGAGACAGTAGCGGGTCTCCCGTCGCCGGGCGCTGATCGCGTGATAGCATTCCCGTTCGATCACGCGAACGGAGGCGACACGACATGGATCTCCAGGGAAAGAAGGCGCTCGTCACGGGCGGCAGCAACGGGATCGGCAGGGCCACCGCCCTCGCGCTCGCGCGGCGGGGGGCGTCGATCGTCGTCGCGGCGAGGCGGAAGGACCGGCTGGCCGAAACCGCGGCGGAGGTCGAGAAGATTCGCCGCGCGGCGGGGGCGGGGGACGGCGGGGCTCACGTCGTCGCCGCGGATCTCGCGAAGCCCGCGGAGCGGGAGCGATGCGTCCGCGAGGCGGCGGCCCGGCTGGGAGGCCTCGACATCCTCGTCAACGCCTCGGGAATCCTCGAGGCGGGGACGGTCGAGACGACGAGCCTCGACGCGTGGGATCGGACGATGGAGATCAACGTGCGCTCCCTCTTCGACATGACGCGCCACGCGGTCCCCCACCTCGCGGCGACGCGCGGCACGGTGATCAACCTGTCGAGCGTCGCGGGGCTCAGGGCCTATCCCGGGATCCT
This window of the Acidobacteriota bacterium genome carries:
- a CDS encoding glucose 1-dehydrogenase; amino-acid sequence: MDLQGKKALVTGGSNGIGRATALALARRGASIVVAARRKDRLAETAAEVEKIRRAAGAGDGGAHVVAADLAKPAERERCVREAAARLGGLDILVNASGILEAGTVETTSLDAWDRTMEINVRSLFDMTRHAVPHLAATRGTVINLSSVAGLRAYPGILAYCVSKAAVDQLTKCLSLELAPKGIRVNAVNPGVVVTDLHRSGGMSEADYAAFLERCKGTHPLGRVGTAEEVAESIAFLASPASGWITGITLSVDGGRANASAR
- a CDS encoding chloride channel protein — encoded protein: MAPEGGGRLTRRLAAELARSRRRLVIRARASLRGERGLYFVLFVAVGAIAGFAGAGFRWLARGFQTLYFGQSGSMIDAAAHLPWYMRIAMPAGGALLAGLIVRYLLHGAKGEGISEIMETVILKQRNLTLRSTILKPLGSLFLMGGGGSVGREGPILSLAGAIATGIAHLLRLTPARRNILIGCGVAGGMAAVYNAPLGSSLFVMEIIIGNFAMDVFGPLVAASVMATLVARALSEPGPLYSIPAFMPASVTEYFILGLLGIPCAFVGNLFTLGIERIGDLLKRLPMHGVAKLTLGGALVGAMGIWLPHVWGNGYDGVLGALNGHYALALLAAICVGKLVATAVTIGSGGMGGVMTPTLLVGAAFGGVVGTVLHQAAPALTSESGAYALVAMAGVLAATTQAPIMATFLIFEMSQDYAMLLPIGVCAAVSALVARRFKKESVYAEKLARKGVDLDAAIEESALQAIRVEDVLWPDPPTILPELPARAVMETFLKSRRHLMHVVDASGHYYGLIAIQDMLATSEDPVLGTIVLAADLAREMPSVSPEDPVSKIMERFWFQEYGELPVLKGGTAPRFVGVVTRRDILGAFDREVLRRRILSARYRMGTRPAASVLPLVGDYGVEEVTVPASLLGRTLAELDLPAAYQLTAIALKRGTASDPEEIIPPPPGHPFETGDRLVVMGKKRDIARLARQ